A DNA window from Hordeum vulgare subsp. vulgare chromosome 1H, MorexV3_pseudomolecules_assembly, whole genome shotgun sequence contains the following coding sequences:
- the LOC123441258 gene encoding cell division control protein 48 homolog E-like has protein sequence MARQGDPSGKKDYSTAILERKRSPNRLEVDETTDDENSVVALHPDTMDSLQLFRGDTVLLKGKKRRDTVCILLPDDTCDKAKVRMNRVVRKNLRVRLGDVVSVHQCPDVRYGKRVHVLPVDDTVQGMTGNLFDAFLRPYFLEAYRPLRKGDLFLVRGGMTSVEFKVVETDPAEYCIVAPDTEVFCDGEPVKREDEERLDDVGYDDVGGVRKQMAQIRELVELPLRHPQLFKSIGVKPPKGILLYGPPGTGKTLIARAVANETGAFFFLINGPEIMSKLAGESESNLRKAFEEAEKNAPAIIFIDEIDSIAPKREKTNGEVERRIVSQLLTLMDGLKSRAHVIVMGATNRPNSIDPALRRFGRFDREIDIGVPDEVGRLEVLRIHTKNMKLAEDVELEHVSRDTHGYVGADLAALCTEAALQCIREKMDIIDLEDDTIDAEILNSMAVTNDHFKIALGTSNPSALRETMVEVPNVSWEDIGGLESVKRELQETVQYPVEHPEKFEKFGMAPSKGVLFYGPPGCGKTLLAKAIANECQANFISIKGPELLTMWFGESEANVREIFDKARGSAPCVLFFDELDSIATKRGSSVGDAGGAADRVLNQLLTEMDGMNAKKTVFIIGATNRPDIIDPALLRPGRLDQLIYIPLPDVESRLQIFRACLRKSPVAKDVDLNALAKYTQGFSGADITEICQRACKYAIRENIEKDMEKERRRKDNPEAMEEDEVDEIRAAHLEESMRYARRSVSDADIRKYQAFAQTLQQSRGFGTEFRFPDRPVGGATAAADPFASAATAAEEDDLYS, from the coding sequence ATGGCGAGGCAGGGCGACCCGAGCGGGAAGAAGGACTACTCGACGGCGATCCTGGAGAGGAAGAGGTCGCCGAACCGGCTGGAGGTCGACGAGACGACCGACGACGAGAACTCCGTCGTCGCCCTGCACCCGGACACCATGGACAGCCTCCAGCTCTTCCGCGGCGACACCGTCCTGCTCAAGGGCAAGAAGCGGAGGGACACGGTCTGCATTCTGCTTCCGGACGACACGTGCGACAAGGCCAAGGTCCGGATGAACAGGGTCGTCAGGAAGAACCTGAGGGTCCGGCTCGGCGACGTCGTCTCCGTCCACCAGTGCCCGGACGTCCGATACGGGAAACGCGTGCACGTGCTCCCCGTCGACGACACCGTCCAAGGGATGACCGGAAACCTGTTCGACGCCTTCCTGAGACCCTACTTCCTTGAGGCCTACCGTCCGCTCAGAAAGGGAGACCTGTTCCTGGTGAGAGGCGGCATGACGAGCGTGGAGTTCAAGGTCGTGGAGACCGACCCCGCGGAGTACTGCATCGTCGCTCCTGACACGGAGGTTTTCTGCGACGGCGAGCCTGTCAAGAGGGAGGACGAGGAGAGGCTCGACGACGTCGGCTACGACGATGTCGGCGGAGTCAGGAAGCAGATGGCCCAGATCAGAGAGCTGGTTGAGCTCCCGCTGCGCCACCCCCAGCTGTTCAAGTCCATTGGTGTCAAGCCTCCGAAGGGCATCTTGCTGTATGGGCCACCTGGGACCGGCAAAACCCTCATTGCCAGAGCTGTGGCCAACGAGACAGGCGCCTTCTTCTTCCTGATCAATGGCCCGGAGATTATGTCGAAGCTCGCCGGAGAAAGCGAGAGCAACCTCAGGAAGGCGTTTGAAGAGGCCGAGAAGAACGCGCCGGCCATCATCTTCATCGACGAGATTGACTCCATAGCCCCAAAGAGAGAAAAGACCAACGGAGAGGTGGAAAGGCGTATCGTTTCGCAGCTGCTCACTCTCATGGATGGGCTTAAGTCCCGTGCACACGTTATTGTCATGGGTGCTACCAACCGCCCGAACAGCATCGACCCTGCTCTCAGAAGGTTTGGAAGGTTTGATAGAGAGATCGACATTGGAGTCCCCGATGAGGTCGGGCGGCTCGAGGTTCTCCGGATTCACACTAAGAACATGAAGCTGGCTGAAGATGTTGAGCTGGAGCATGTTTCAAGAGACACCCATGGGTACGTCGGCGCCGATCTCGCTGCCCTTTGTACCGAGGCTGCTCTCCAGTGCATTCGCGAGAAGATGGATATCATAGACCTCGAGGATGACACCATTGATGCGGAGATACTGAATTCCATGGCCGTCACAAATGACCATTTCAAGATTGCACTGGGGACAAGCAACCCATCTGCTCTTCGTGAAACTATGGTCGAAGTTCCGAATGTCTCTTGGGAAGATATTGGTGGCCTGGAGAGTGTAAAAAGGGAGCTGCAGGAGACCGTCCAGTATCCAGTGGAGCATCCAGAGAAATTCGAGAAGTTTGGCATGGCTCCCTCCAAAGGTGTTCTGTTCTACGGCCCTCCGGGCTGCGGCAAGACCTTGTTGGCCAAGGCGATTGCCAATGAGTGCCAGGCAAACTTCATCAGCATCAAAGGACCGGAGCTGCTTACCATGTGGTTTGGCGAGAGCGAGGCCAATGTGCGTGAGATCTTCGACAAGGCTAGGGGGTCGGCACCATGCGTCCTCTTCTTTGACGAGCTCGACTCGATTGCCACCAAGCGAGGAAGCAGTGTTGGCGATGCCGGAGGTGCCGCCGATAGGGTGCTGAATCAGCTTCTTACCGAGATGGACGGCATGAATGCCAAGAAAACCGTGTTCATCATCGGCGCCACCAACAGGCCAGACATCATAGACCCTGCCTTGCTTCGGCCTGGGCGCCTTGATCAGCTTATCTACATTCCTCTGCCTGACGTTGAATCCAGGCTCCAGATCTTCAGGGCCTGCCTCAGGAAGTCTCCTGTGGCCAAGGATGTTGACTTGAATGCGCTCGCCAAATACACGCAGGGGTTCAGCGGCGCAGACATCACGGAGATCTGTCAGCGTGCGTGCAAATATGCCATCAGAGAGAACATTGAGAAGGACATGGAAAAGGAGAGGCGGCGGAAGGACAACCCTGAAGCCATGGAGGAAGACGAGGTCGATGAGATCAGGGCTGCTCACTTGGAGGAGAGCATGAGGTATGCACGCCGGAGTGTGAGCGATGCTGATATTCGCAAATACCAGGCCTTTGCTCAGACGCTGCAGCAGTCCCGTGGTTTCGGCACCGAGTTCCGATTCCCTGATCGGCCGGTGGGGGGCGCTACAGCCGCGGCCGATCCTTTCGCGTCCGCTGCCACGGCAGCTGAAGAAGATGATTTGTACAGTTAA